From Paenarthrobacter sp. A20:
GCCCTTGGTTGCCGGAGGTGTTCCCCACGATGGACAGGATGAGCCCGACGGCGATCAGCCCCATGGCACTGAAAACGAGCACTTTATAAGACGTAGAGGCCGTAGCCCAAAATTGTTCCAGCACCGTCCAAGTCTACGGGGGCTCGATGGAAGGTGTTGCCGAGGGGTTGGATCTCAACTGAAACAGGGGCCCTTACTGCCGAGATGTCGCCCCTAGCCGCACAGCAAAAAGGGCGTTAGAAGAGGGAGTCCTGCAACGCCGGGATCTCCGTGGTGTGGGGGCCGAACTCGATCTTGCGGCCTTTCAGCGCGCCCAGGTCAGCCACGAAGCTGCCTTCCACTTCAATACCCGATGCGTCGGGAAGTCCGGCCAAGGCGATCGCCCCGGATAGCGAGCGGACCCGCAAACCGTGCCCGCCGGCGTCGAACGTTGCCGGGTATGGGTGGCGTCGGCCCGCTTCGCCACCAGCGACACAGAGAAGCTCAGACAAGTCCGGCCGGTCCCACTCGTCCTCCACCACGGAGTAGCCGGTCATTGCCAGGCCGCCCAGCAGCTCGCGCACCTGTGCGGCGTGCTGGCGCTTCAAGGCAGAAAGCTCGACGGCGGCACGCGGCTCT
This genomic window contains:
- a CDS encoding DUF3188 domain-containing protein is translated as MLEQFWATASTSYKVLVFSAMGLIAVGLILSIVGNTSGNQGLAMASLPVIGVGLVLHVTGLVIRGQKIRKSYKK